The genomic window CGGCGCGGTCTCCCGCTTTTCCAGCGCGCCGCGCAGTTCGTGCTCGCTCCGGCCGCGCCGCGCCAGCAGACGGTAGGCGGCCGCCAGCGCGCGCCGCAGCCCCTGCTCCATCGCCGCTTACGGTTTTTTGCGCGATGGTTTCGTTTCGGGCTCTTCCGCCCTGGCTTCCATCCCCCCGATCGGCTCCACCTTCACGCCGATGCCGAGCTTGCTCCGCAGTTCCTTGTCGAGTTCGTCGGTGATGGACGGGTTTTCCACCAGGAATTTGCGGGCCTGTTCGCGCCCCTGGCCGATTTTTTCTTTCTTGTAGCTGTACCAGGAGCCGGTCTTTTCCACCAAGCCGTTGTTGCTGGCGAGATCGAGCATGTCCCCTTCGCGCGATATGCCGTGGCCGAAAAGGATGTCGAACTCCGCTTCGCGGAACGGGGGGGCCACTTTGTTCTTCACCACTTTCACGCGGGTGCGGTTGCCGATCACATCTTCCCCCTCTTTCAGCGCGGCGGTGCGGCGGATGTCCATCCGCACGGAGGAGTAGAATTTAAGCGCGTTGCCGCCGGTGGTGGTTTCGGGGTTGCCGAACACCACGCCGATCTTCATCCGTATCTGGTTGATGAAGATGACCGATGTTTTGGACTTGCTGATGATGCCGGTGAGCTTGCGCAGCGCCTGGCTCATCAGCCGGGCGTGCAGCCCCATGTGGCTGTCCCCCATGTCCCCTTCGATCTCGGCGCTCGGCACCAGCGCCGCCACCGAGTCGACCACCACCACGTCGCACGCGCCGGAGCGGACGAGCGTTTCGACGATTTCGAGCGCCTGTTCGCCGGTGTCCGGCTGCGAGATGACGAGGTTTTTCACGTCCACGCCGAGTTTTTGGGCATAGAGCGCGTCGAACGCGTGCTCGGCGTCGACGAAGGCGGCCACGCCGCCGGTCCGCTGCGCGTTGGCGATGATGTGAAGGGTGAGGGTGGTCTTGCCCGACGATTCCGGCCCGAAGATTTCGGTGATGCGGCCGCGCGGAACGCCGCCGATGCCGAGCGCGTAGTCAAGCGAGAGGGCGCTGGTCGGAATGGTTTCGGTGATGACCTTCGGGCTGTCTTCGCCAAGCAGCATCACCGAGCCTTTGCCGAAATTTTTCTCGATCTGGGCAAATGCCATTTCGAGCGCCTTTTTCTTGTCGCTGCTGGGTTCCGCCATGATCCCTCCCTTTTATTCTAACGGTATTGCGGCCAATTCCGTGTACCGCGGCCCATCCGGCAGCAGTTCACTTTTTATGAGGTAAATCGCCTCAACCGAAAGTTTACCAAAAATTACCCCTTTTGCACCATCAATTTTTTCAGCCAACCTGTTTAAATGTGCAAAGCCCTTAAACCGCCCCAACGTCAGATGGGCCAAGAAATGACGATTTTCGGGGGTGAAACCGAGCGAAACGGTCACTTTTTCGACTAAAATCGCAAGTTTTGTGAGTTTTTCCGCACCTTGCACAACATCGGCGTAAATCACCCGTGGGCGGCGCATATTGGGCAAAACCCCTATGGAGCCGACCTCTATATCGAAATTTTCGCTTTTGATGGTTTGCAGCGCGGCGATAAGCGGGGAAATTTCGGCGGCATCCACCTCGCCCAAAAACTTCAGGGTGAGGTGGAGATTTTTGGTTTTCACCCATTTCACTTCCGCCCCAGCCGCGGCGAGTTGGCGGATGACGGCGTCGAGCGATTGCGCCAGCTCCGGCGGAATTTTCACGGCGATGAAAAGGCGGGCTGATCCGGCGGCGTCACGCATTTTTTTTAAAGAGCGCCCAGCAGCGGTTTCCCGCGTCGTTGAAGTACAGGCTGTCCGCCACGGCGCTTATCATATGGAGGCCGCGGCCCCCCTCCATGAGCATGTTTTCCTCTATCGACTGGGGCAGGGTGTTGCTGTCGAACCCCGCTCCCTCGTCGGCGACGCTTACCTCCAGCTCGCCGTCATGCAGCGCGTATGACAATTCCACCGTGGATTGATTAGAGCACATATTGCCGTGCATGATGGCGTTAATGATCATTTCCGAAACGGCCAGCTCGACCTGGCTGATTCTCCCGTCCGGCCATTGGGCGTTTTTCAGTTTTTCGATAACCGGCCCGTATGAATCGGATAACGTGTGCATGATAACATCATCCGCTTTTCCAGCGGACCGCGAAGAACTTTTCGCGGCACATTGCTTTGGGGGGGAGGCCGGATCGCCATCCCGGACGCTTTTGTGGCGGCATATCAGCGATAACAGCTCCGGCCCCGGAATGAACCGCATGGTTTCATATTTATTGGCCGGGCGGGTTCCGACAAGAACGAACGACACGTCGTCCTCGGGGGTGCGGCCATCGAGGTGCGCCTCAAATTCACGCTTGATAATCCCATAGGCGGCCCGCGGCTCCAGCCCCGCCAGCTTTCGCCCGATATCCTTCTGGAACTTCGCCTCAAGGGTTGTTCCTCCGGCATCCTTCTGCTCCATCAGGCCGTCGCTGCTCACGAGCAGAAGCTGGCCGGTTTCCAGCCGGAAGGCGATATCCCGGTAGCGGTCATCGGCCAAGGGGTCTATGGTGAACTGCCCGAGGATGAAGCCGGTCGGCGCCTCGACCCGCCGCACCGTGCCATCGGGATTTATCAGCCAGGGCCTCGGATGTCCGCCCGTTGCCAACCTGATCTCACGTTCCTCAAAATCCATCAGCAGATAGATGGCGGTGAGATAGTCCGGCGTCCCCTCGCAGTATGCTTCAAGGTGCTCATTCAAGCAGCTCAGGAACACCGAAGGGGCGCTGGCCGATTTTTTCGCCGGGTTGGTTTTGCATACATCCACCAGCGCCGTGCCAAGGATGTTCAGCAGTATCTCCTCGATGCTGTGTCCGGCCACGTCATGCAGATAGAGGCCGGCATACCGGGAACGGAACCGCGCCCACTTTACGATATCGCCCCCCCCGACGCTCAACATGGAACGGTAGATGGGCGAGACGGTGAAAAACGGGATTATATCCGGTGAAGTGGCTATGGCGTTCAACACGTCCTTGGCCCTGTGCAGGGCGCTCTCCATCCTTTTCTCCGCTTCCCGGCGTTTCGCTATGTTCCGGAAAAGAAGCACGGCCATCAAGAGGGCAAAAGTAATGACGGCGAGATTCACCAGCAGGTAGATTATCAGGCTGTTTTTCGCCTCCGCGCGGCGCGCATCCACCACCTCCTTGGCCCGTTCTTCAAGAAGATCGCACACCGCTTCAATCCTGTCGATTTTTGCCGTCTGCATTTTGTTCCAGTACGCGGCGTCGATGCGGAAATGCCCCCCCACTCCCTTTTCAACGGCAATTTGTTTCATCCAGTCCGCCTGCGCCACTTCAGGCATGGCGGCGGTTTTCAGGTAGGTTTCCTTGATGTCCGGGGGAGCCAAGGACAAAAACCGCTTGTGGGAGTACGACTCGTCCACGGCGACCGCCAAAAATTTTTCGTACTGGCCGGGCAGGAATTTGCCCGACTCGAACGCGTAGGTAAGGGTGGCCCTTTGCAGCCCCGCCTTCTCCTTCATCATCTGCAAGTGATAATAAGCCCGGTAATGGGTTGAAATTTCCCTGTCGGTGCCCAGTTGGGAAACAAAGGCGATGGTGTCCAAAATCAGGGAATTTGTTTTGGAGTAATACTCCAATGCGTCGAAATAACCGATTTTATGCGAATCCACATCCACCCGGATATCCTTCAGCTTGTCCAATTCCACCAACGCCAGATCAAGGTTATTAATTATGGCGGCATTTATCACATGATGCCGCTGGTGGTGGTGAACAAAGTGAAACGGATCAAAAATGTCAATTGCGGTGGCGCGCATTTCATTTTGTTTGATGGATGAAAATTTCTTTAAAAACAGCGCATATTGTTCATCCGTGGCGGCGCGCTGCCCGATCAACTCGATTTCAAAATTATCTTTGGGGGAGGCGATAAACCCGCTTGTATATCCCCGTTCCTTTTGAAGCTCATGAACCAGGTCGCTTGAACGGTTGATAAGGTGGGAAGCGGTGTCGATCTCATTCATTTCGAGCAGTACATCCACTTTTCCCGACACCAGCACCGAGGAAAAAACAATCAGGGCGGCTATTGGCACGCCGAGTATCAGGGCTAACCAGAGCTTATAAACAAACTCGGACGATTTGACATATTTACGCTTCATATATGTTGCAGGATTTTACATTATTTCAAGGTAATTTTTGACTTAATTTTTTAACGTTATTCAGGTTGCCCAGCGCGCAATGCGCTGTTTTTAATGCACAATTCCGCGTTTAATGTCTTTGTGCCGTGGAATTAAGGAACCGCGGAAACATATTTTTCTATCCGCGGCGGAAAAAAGCGGCCAGTCCACAGGACTGTTCCGTCTTTTTCACACAAGCGCCTTCGGCGCGCGGTGTAAATGGCCGAAAGACCGCAACCTTGTACCGGCGCAACATGCCCTAGCCGGAGATTTGGGTAGTGGTTCAGTTTGAATTATCCTGTTTTTTTCCTCCCCTTGCATTGCAAGGGGAGGTGCGGGAGGGGTTAAAAACCTCCCCTGTATCCCCTCCTTGCAAAGGAGGGGACTGGTCTGTTGCCAAGTTAATTTCAAAGTGAATGGGATACGGCGTTATGGCTTTCACACCGGTTCTGGTGTAGACTTTCCCTTTAATTTTAAGGAGATGCCGTTTTGAAGAAACTTACGTCCGCGAACATCGGCGACGCAATCGCCAAGGCCAAGGAAAAAGCCAAGGGTAAAGAAGGGGCCGCAGGGCGCTCCACGAAGAAAAAGGTGAAACGCCTGCAGCGCACCAAGCGCAAAATGGCCGTCGAAGCCAAACGCACCGCCCCCAAGGCCGAAGCAAAAGCCTGATACCCCGGCATACACTCCCGGCCCGCCATGAGCGCGGGCCGGCGTTCCGCGGCCCGTGAACAGATACCAGCGCCATGAAGCCCTGAAACAGGGGCTTGAAGCGCTTTGCCGCCGCTTTGACCGGAGCATGCTCTCCCCCGACCCGCTGGAATGCGTCCCGCGCGCCGGCGAGTTCCGCGATATCGAGCTTTCCGCCTTTCTCGCCGCCCTGTTTGCATACGGCAGGGCGGATCTTATCGTCCGCAACGTCCGCGGCATTTTGGCGGAATTGGGAGCGCATCCCCACGCCGCGCTGATGGCGGGGGAATACAAAGCGCGGTTCAAGGGATGGAAATACCGTTTCCACAAACGGGCCGACCTGCTATGGCTGCTCGACCGGCTGCGCGCCGTCTATGCCGCGCACGGCACGCTGGAAAACGCCTTTTGCGCCGCGCCGGGGGATACCGAAGCGCGGCTTGCCGCATTCGCCCGGCTTTTCTCCGGCGGCAAAAAACTGTCCGCCGCGAAAAGTTTTCTCGTCCCCTCTCCCGCCAACGGCTCCGCCTGCAAGCGGATAAACCTCTTTCTCCGCTGGATGGCGCGCAAGGACGATGTGGATATCGGGCTGTGGACGCGCATCTCCGCCGCCGGGCTTGTCATGCCGCTCGACGTGCATGTGAACCGCATCGCCGGACGGCTGGGGCTGGTGAACCCGAAGGGGGCGGCGAATTTCAAAAAGGCGCTGGCGTTGACGGAACGGTTCCGGGAATTCGATGCCGCCGACCCGGTGCGCTACGATTTCGCGCTCTGCTCGCTGGGCAAGCTGGGGCACTGCGAAAAAACGCCCGATCCCGCAAGCTGCTTGGATTGCATCTTGCGGGAATGCTGCGCCGCCGCCCCTGTTCCCGGAATGCGTTAGAATAACGGTCATGACAAATAAACAGCGGCGGCTTTTCGGGGCGCATATGCCGATTGCCGGCGGGGTGGAGAACGCCCCGCTGTCCGGCCAAAAAACCGGCTGCGCCGCCATGCAGATATTCACCAAGAACAGCAACCAGTGGCGGGCGAAACCGCTGGACGAAAAATCCGTCGCCGCCTACCGCCAGAACCTCGCGGCATCAGGCATCAGTTTCGTCGCCAGCCACGACAGCTACCTCATCAACATGGGCTCGCCGGACGCGGCGATGCGCGAAAAATCGCTGGATGCGTTCGTGGATGAAATCGAGCGTGCCGCGCTGCTCGGCATCGGCTGCCTTGTTTTTCATCCCGGCTCGCACATGAAAGCGGGTGAAGGGGAGGGGCTTATTCATGTGGCCGATTGCATGAACGAGGCGATCAGGCGCACCCCGAAACAGGCCGGCGTGACGCTGACCATCGAGACCACCGCCGGGCAGGGAACCAACCTCGGCTACAAGTTCGAGCATCTCGCGTTCCTCATCGAAAAAGTGAAGGACAAAAAACGGGTGGGGGTATGCTTCGACACCTGCCACGTCTTCGCCGCCGGTTACGAGCTGCGCACCGAAGAAGGGTACAAGGCGACGTGGAAGGAATTCGACCGCGTCGTCGGCCTCGAACACCTGAAAATGTTCCACATCAACGACAGCAAAAAGGATTTCGGTTCCCGCGTCGACCGGCACGAACATCTCGGCAAGGGTTTTTTGGGGGAAAAGCCGTTCGAACTGCTGGTGAACGACAAGCGCTTCGTGAACATCCCGATGGTGCTGGAAACCCCCAAAGGAAAGGATTTGAGCGAGGACGTGGAGAATCTCGCGGTTCTGGCCCGCCTGATTCATTAAACCCGGATTCCTAAGTTGGAGATCGAATTCATGAAACGGGTGGCACGAGGCATGACGCATCTTCCGGAAAACGCGGGAAAATCCATTATCGGGTTTGTCCCGGACCGAAATTGGAAACGCACTTTTTTGTGCATCTGTGGAATTGGCATAGATTAATGAACATATCTGAAAAGCAATGCGATAAGCATGGGGTTATCATTTCCAATTTCGGAAACGGGGTTAAAGGGGACTTGAATAGTTCAGCCGGTTTAAGTAGTGTGCCGGTACAATAGTTATTGAAGAGGAGATTATGGGCGTTTCGGACGATAAGCACGGCGGGCAAGGCCCCTCGGCGTTGCACAGGGCGGAGGAACTGGTTTTTCCGGTGGCCGCCGCGGCGATAGGCGTCGGTTACACAGCCGCCATCCTGGTGAACAACCCGTGGGAAAAAGTGGCCGCATCGCCGCACGCGTGGATATTGATCGCCATTTTCACCGGCATCGCATTTTTCCCGCTGCGCTCGATGGCGCTCCATCTGCTAAAGGGTGCTTCAGCCGGAACCCCCCAATGATAACCGCGACCGCCGGCGCGCGGGAGTAACGGGCAATGTCAAAAGCGTTGGATATTAACAAGGCGGTTGAAATCGCCCCCGGCGTTTACTGGGTCGGCTTCGATGATCCAAGCGCCGGATTCCGCTGCAACCCCTACATCCTGAACGACGGCGATGAAACCGTCTTTTTCGATCCCGGCTCGGTGCCGCACTTCCCGATAGTCCTCGGCAAGGTGATGCAGGTGACCGGCCTGAAAAATATCAGCCATGTCGTCGCGCACCACCAGGACCCCGATCTCTGCTCCGCCATCCCCCGCTTCGAGGAACTGGCGGCCGGGGTGGGGGGGAAGTTCGACATCTGCACCCACACCCGCGCCTCGGTGCTGATATCGCACTACGGCACCCGCTCCGATTTCTACCGCGTCGACGCCAACGATTGGAAGCTGACGCTGAAATCGGGGCGGACGCTCCGCTTCATCTTCACCCCCTTCCTGCATTTTCCCGGGGCGTTCATGACATACGATGAGCGGTCGAAAATCCTTTTCTCCAGCGACATCTTCGGGGGGTTGAGCTTCGACTGGAGCCTTTACGCCAACGAATACTACGCCGAGGCGATGAAGGCGTTCCACGAAAACTACATGCCGTCGAACCGCATCATCCGCCACGCCATGGACAAGCTGGACAACCTCGACATCTCGATGATCGCGCCGCAGCACGGCTCCATCATTAAGAAAGAAGATGTGCGCCGCTACATCGGCATCCTGAAAAACCTCGAATGCGGCGAAGACCTCTTCTGATGGCGACGTACAAAGTCCTTATCGACACCGTCATCAAGCGCGAGCTGGGCATCCTCGGCAAAGAGCGGATGTGGATGGTCTTGGCCGATCTCAGGCTTCCGGCCAGCGAAGACGGCCGCTGCCTCAAAGCCAATTGCTCCATCGACGATCTCGACCATCTGATGCAGGAGCTTTCCGCCCGCTACGGCGCGGTGGCGGTGATGGGGTGCAAGATAGCCGTCGGCCGGCTGGCGCGCGAAGCGGGCCTTGAACTTCCCAAAATCCTGAAGTAACCCCGCATCCCGCGCGGCGGACCATCCCGGGCCAAAGGATGGCATTTCCTTCCCTCCCCTTTACAGAACCGCCCGGCGGACGTATGGTGGAAGTGGGAGCATTGAATGCCCCAAAAGGAGCGGTTATGGAAAGCCCCCAAAATATCCGCCCGCCCGCCGTGGCGGGGATGTTCTACCCCGCCGATCCGAAGGCGATGCTGGATGAACTCCGCGGCTATATCGGCGCCGCGCCGGAAGGACACGCGCATCCGCTGGCCGCCGTATCGCCGCACGCCGGGTGGTATTACTCCGGCCATGTCGCCGGCGCGGTGTTTGCCGCCATTGACGTGCCGGACAGGGTGATACTCATCGGGCCGAACCACCGGGGGCGCGGCGCGGAGCTGGCGCTCGACCCGCACGGCGCATGGCGGTTTCCGTCCGGCGACGTGCCGGTGGACAAGGAGCTGGGCGGCCTGCTGCTCCGGTACTGTCCGTTGCTGGAGGAAGACGCCGCCGCCCACGCGGCGGAGCACTCGCTGGAGGTGATCGTGCCGTTCCTCCACGCCAAAAACCGGGATGTGAAGATCGCCCCGCTCTGCATCGGCACGCACAACCCGGAAAAACTCGCGTCGCTCGCGGCGGCGGTGGCCCGCGCGGCGAAAGAGACCGGCGCGCTGGTGGTGGCGAGCAGCGACATGACCCACTATCTTTCCGACAAGGCGGCGCGCGCCATCGACGGCAAAATGATCGAAACGCTCAAATCGCTCGACGCGGATGAAATACTGGACGCCGCGCTTGAGGATCAGGCGCTCTGCGGCGCGGGGCCGGTCTATGTGGCGGTGGCCGCCGCGCGCGAAAACGGCGCGCGGGAGTTCGCGGTGGTACGCTACGCCACGTCGGGGGACATCGAGGGGAAACGGGACGCCGTGGTGGGGTACGGCGGGTTCGTTATTTCCTGAAAAACGCCCCCCAGGCGCCGCGCAACGCGGCGCCGCCGTAAATCAGCAGCAAGACGCCGACCGTCCAGTTGAAGTAGCCGCCGTGGCGCACGCCGCGGATGGCGAATGTCATGCCGAGGCCGATGAAACCGGCGGCCAGCAGCAGCGCCAGAACCGACCGCAACCACCCGTTGACCTCGTCCGGCGGCTGCTGGAAAGCGAAGAACGCCCGGATGTTGTTGATATAGGGGTAGAGATGCCCCTTGATCGCGGCGGCGGGGCCTTGCAGTTCGGTTCGGCAATACATGCATTTCTGATCGCTGGGGCGGTTGGGACAGCCGCAACCGGGGCATTCGATAAAGTGAAGTTTGTCCGTGCCGCCGCCGGGTTTGCCCCCACGCCTGTATATCATGATGCTTCTGAATCTAACACGCGTTTCAAAAGTTGTAAACCGATACGTTTGCTCCCCGGTGCAAGGTTTTTCTCCAGCCGCCCGACGAGCGCCAGCATATCGCCGACGGAGCGGCCGCTCCGCTCCAGGATGTAGCCGAGCGCGCGGGGGGTGAGGCCGATGCTCCGGTCCTGCGCGATCTTCCGCAGGATGATTTCGCGCTCTTCGTCGCCGGGCCTTTTCAGCGTCACCACCATGCCGGTCAGCAGGCGGCTCGCCAGGTAATCGGGCATCTCCGCCTTCGCGGGGGACGTTTTCATCGCCGCCGCGAGGTGGCCGCCGGCGGCGGCGAGCGCGTTGAAAAGGTTAAAGACCTCCTCGTGCAGGTTCTTGGGGGCGGACGGCGCATCGAGGTTGTCGATGCAGACCAGCGGGAACGCGGCGGCCTCCTTGAGCGTCCGGGCGGTCTCCCGCTCCGTCATCCCCGCCGCCGCCGCGGCGTCTATGAACGCCCCCTTTTTCCAGTTGAGCAGTATCCCTTTCAGCAGGTGGGTTTTGCCGCTCTGCCGTTGGCCCACGATGACGAAGGCCGCCGGGCTTTTCGCGCCGAAGGCGCGGGCCGCGCCGAGCGCCACGCGGTTTTCAACGCCGGGGTAAAAGCGGTCCAGCGCGTACAGCTTTTCCTCCGGCAGCAGCAGCGGCATCGCCATCTGCCGCGGCGGAACGTTCCCTTTCCCGGCCACCGGGCACCCCCTTCACCAAGGTCTTAAAATTACTATTTCAGGGTATATTATACCCTTGACATATCCGCCGGTTGCGTATAGCATCCACTTCAAGGAAGCTATTGTAGCTAAAAGAGGGTTATGCCGCCATCAATGACCGGAATCGCGCGGATAAAAATACTCCCCCCGGCGCTGGCCAGCCAGATCGCCGCCGGCGAGGTGGTGGAGCGTCCCGCCAGCGTCGTCAAGGAGCTGGTGGAGAACGCGCTCGACGCGGAAGCCGCCGCCATCGAAATCGAAATCTCGCTGGCGCGCCGCCGGATACGGGTGAAGGACGACGGCCACGGCATCGCGCCGGACGAGGTGGAGCTGGCCCTCAGCCGCCACGGCACCAGCAAGGTGGGGGACGCCGCCGACATCTTCGGCATCGGCACATACGGCTTCCGGGGCGAGGCGCTCCCCTCCATCGCCTCGGTCAGCCGCCTCACCCTCACCAGCCACCGCGCGGGAAACCCCGCCGGGCGGCGGATCGCGGTGGAGGGGGGCGAAACGCTCAGGATCGAGGACGCCCCGCCGCTCAAAGGCACCGAGGTGCTGGTGGAAAATCTTTTTTACAACACCCCCGCGCGGCGGAAGTTCACCCGGTCCGACGCCGCCGAGATGGGCCAGATAACCGCCAAGGTGGTGCAGGCGGCGCTCAGCGCCCCGGCCGTGCGGTTCAACTTCATCAAGGACGGCAAGCGGGTGCTGGAGCTTCCCCCCGCCCCGGCGCTCCTCGAACGGGTGCGCCAGGTTTTCGGGGCCGACTACGCCCAGAACCTCGTGCCGGTCGCCCACAAGGAGTTCAACATCGCCGTCGGCGGGCTTGTGGGCAAACCGGAGTTCACCCGCGCCACCGGCATCGACCAGTACTTTTTCATCAACGGCCGCCCGGTGAAGGACATGCTGATCCGCTCGGCGGTGCTGCGCGCCTTCGAAGACCTCCTGCCGAAGGGGCGCAAGCCGGTGGTCTTCCTCAACATCTCGATGCCGCTGGAGGTGGTCGACGTGAACGTCCACCCCGCCAAGGCGGAAGTCCGGCTGGCCGACCCCGGCAAGGTGTCGGAAGCTATCGTAAAGGCGATACGGGGCGCGTTCGGGCGCTCCGCCACGGCATATGCGCCGCCCGGCGGCGCGGCGCAGGCGGGCGGGGATTTCGCCGCGCCCGGCGGAAGCCCGGCCCCGCACGGGGACGGCAAGGCGGCATTCGTCCGCACCTTCGAGCTTTGGCGTCCGGCCCCAAGCGGAGAGGGTCCGGCGGCGGCCGTCGAGGGCGGCGGCCAACTGCAACTGGAAAACGCGCACGGGCGGCTGTCGCCGGACGCCGCGGTCATCGGGCAGGCGTTCGACACCTTCCTTCTGTTTGAAGAGGGGGACCGCATCGTCATTATGGATCAGCACACCGTTCACGAGCGGGTGCTCTATGAGCGGTTCATGAAGCGCTACCTCGAGCACAAGGTGGAGCGGCAAGGGGTCCTGGTGCCGGTGACGTTTTCCACCGACCCGCGGCTTGCCGAGGTTATCCGCGCCCACGCCAAAACCTTTGCCGGTATGGGGTGGGGGCTGGAAGAGTTCGGCGAACGGGAATTCGTCATACGCGAAGTGCCGGCCATCCTGGAGGGGAAGGAGTTCCCCCCCATCATCACGGAGATGGCGCAGACGCTGGCGGACGGGCGCGACGAGGACTACAAGGATGTGATGGCCGATTGCGTGTCGCGCATAGCCTGCCGCGCGGCGGTGAAGGCGGGGGATACGCTGAACAGGGGGGAAATAGCCGAACTGGCGAAAGAATTGGCCCGCACCGCGCTGCCGTACACCTGCCCGCATGGCCGGCCGATAGCCTTCTCGCTCTCGCGCGGCGAGCTGTGGCGCTTCTTCAACCGGGGCCGGTAGTCTGGGCCGGAGAACGGAAATTAACCGCGAAGCGCACGAATAAATAAAGAATGGCCAGGATAATGAATACGGGGATTATATCCGCGGATTACACGGATTAACGCAGATGGGGAGGGGGGAAGCTTGGCTCGCCGACGCGAGGGAGGGGGAAGCTGAATTTTGGGATTTTTCAACCACGAAGCTTGTCCCCGCCGGAGTTTATCCCCGCGAACGCGGAGACCAGGACAAGCTTCGCGGTTGAAGGCATAATTTGCGTTTCCTAAAATCTGTGAAAATCCGCGTTAATCCGCGGAAAAAATCCCCACCCTCTTCCCCCCCCCTCCCCTCGCGCTATCAAATTGACCCGCTAATTGTTCAAACGAACCGGAAATTCTTTTTGCCCCCTTTTAACGCTTTCCATTCGTGATCTTCGTGCCATTCGTGGTTGATCCCTTTCCGAAAAAGAATCATTCTTTCGTCTTTTTTTCGCCTCAATGTTTATAAGCAGATTTTGCGTAAAACTAATCAAAAATCGGGTAAAATATGCCCTCGAATTGGAAATTTCGCTAAAAAGGAGTTAGAAGCGATGGAAATCACCGCCTTAAGGTCGGGAATGAAAGTGGAGCTTGCGGGCAAGCTGTATGTTGTGGTCAGTGCGCAGCATGTCAGCCCCGGCAACAAACGGGCCTTTGTCCGCGCGCGCATAAAGGACCTCAAGACCGGGCAGCTGCTGGAGCAGACCGTCCGGGAAGGGAACGAATTCAAGGTGCCCGACTTTGAAGAACGGGAGATGCAGTACCTGTATAAGGACGCGCAGGGGTACCACTTTATGGACAACCAAAGCTACGAACAGACGTTCCTCTCCGAAGATCAGGTGGGGGACAACTGGAAGTGGATGCAGGAAAACACCATGGCGAAAATCCTGTATCACAACGGGATTATCATCAGCCTCGAAATGCCGCTCTTCGCGGAACTGGTGGTGACGGAAACCGATCCGGGCTTCAAGGGGGATACCGCCAGCACCGCCACCAAGGCGGCGAAGCTGTCGACGGGGGCGTCCATACAGGTGCCGCTTTTCATTGCGGTCGGCGACAAGCTGAAAATAGACACGCGAACCGGGGAATACCTCTCGCGGGTATAACAGGCGGCGGGCGGGGAGCCCGCCGCGGAAAACGCTCATTACGCCCAGATTAGGGGAGAATTATGGATATAGAAGAACTGAAGAAACTGGTCAAGCTCGTTGAAAAAAGCGACATCAAGGAACTTGAAATAGAAGAGGAAGGCCGGAAAATCCGCATCGTCAAGGGGGGCCAGGAAGCCGCCCCGATGATGCCGATGCAGTACATGCAGCCGGTGCAGCAGGCCGCCCCGCCGGCCGCGGCGGCGCGCACGGCGGCTCCGGCGGCCCCCGGCACCGAAGCGGCGGCTGAAGCCGAGGACGACGGCA from Nitrospinota bacterium includes these protein-coding regions:
- the recA gene encoding recombinase RecA, which encodes MAEPSSDKKKALEMAFAQIEKNFGKGSVMLLGEDSPKVITETIPTSALSLDYALGIGGVPRGRITEIFGPESSGKTTLTLHIIANAQRTGGVAAFVDAEHAFDALYAQKLGVDVKNLVISQPDTGEQALEIVETLVRSGACDVVVVDSVAALVPSAEIEGDMGDSHMGLHARLMSQALRKLTGIISKSKTSVIFINQIRMKIGVVFGNPETTTGGNALKFYSSVRMDIRRTAALKEGEDVIGNRTRVKVVKNKVAPPFREAEFDILFGHGISREGDMLDLASNNGLVEKTGSWYSYKKEKIGQGREQARKFLVENPSITDELDKELRSKLGIGVKVEPIGGMEARAEEPETKPSRKKP
- the thpR gene encoding RNA 2',3'-cyclic phosphodiesterase, which encodes MRDAAGSARLFIAVKIPPELAQSLDAVIRQLAAAGAEVKWVKTKNLHLTLKFLGEVDAAEISPLIAALQTIKSENFDIEVGSIGVLPNMRRPRVIYADVVQGAEKLTKLAILVEKVTVSLGFTPENRHFLAHLTLGRFKGFAHLNRLAEKIDGAKGVIFGKLSVEAIYLIKSELLPDGPRYTELAAIPLE
- a CDS encoding nitrate- and nitrite sensing domain-containing protein is translated as MKRKYVKSSEFVYKLWLALILGVPIAALIVFSSVLVSGKVDVLLEMNEIDTASHLINRSSDLVHELQKERGYTSGFIASPKDNFEIELIGQRAATDEQYALFLKKFSSIKQNEMRATAIDIFDPFHFVHHHQRHHVINAAIINNLDLALVELDKLKDIRVDVDSHKIGYFDALEYYSKTNSLILDTIAFVSQLGTDREISTHYRAYYHLQMMKEKAGLQRATLTYAFESGKFLPGQYEKFLAVAVDESYSHKRFLSLAPPDIKETYLKTAAMPEVAQADWMKQIAVEKGVGGHFRIDAAYWNKMQTAKIDRIEAVCDLLEERAKEVVDARRAEAKNSLIIYLLVNLAVITFALLMAVLLFRNIAKRREAEKRMESALHRAKDVLNAIATSPDIIPFFTVSPIYRSMLSVGGGDIVKWARFRSRYAGLYLHDVAGHSIEEILLNILGTALVDVCKTNPAKKSASAPSVFLSCLNEHLEAYCEGTPDYLTAIYLLMDFEEREIRLATGGHPRPWLINPDGTVRRVEAPTGFILGQFTIDPLADDRYRDIAFRLETGQLLLVSSDGLMEQKDAGGTTLEAKFQKDIGRKLAGLEPRAAYGIIKREFEAHLDGRTPEDDVSFVLVGTRPANKYETMRFIPGPELLSLICRHKSVRDGDPASPPKQCAAKSSSRSAGKADDVIMHTLSDSYGPVIEKLKNAQWPDGRISQVELAVSEMIINAIMHGNMCSNQSTVELSYALHDGELEVSVADEGAGFDSNTLPQSIEENMLMEGGRGLHMISAVADSLYFNDAGNRCWALFKKNA
- a CDS encoding TIGR02757 family protein, which produces MNRYQRHEALKQGLEALCRRFDRSMLSPDPLECVPRAGEFRDIELSAFLAALFAYGRADLIVRNVRGILAELGAHPHAALMAGEYKARFKGWKYRFHKRADLLWLLDRLRAVYAAHGTLENAFCAAPGDTEARLAAFARLFSGGKKLSAAKSFLVPSPANGSACKRINLFLRWMARKDDVDIGLWTRISAAGLVMPLDVHVNRIAGRLGLVNPKGAANFKKALALTERFREFDAADPVRYDFALCSLGKLGHCEKTPDPASCLDCILRECCAAAPVPGMR
- the nfo gene encoding deoxyribonuclease IV; translated protein: MTNKQRRLFGAHMPIAGGVENAPLSGQKTGCAAMQIFTKNSNQWRAKPLDEKSVAAYRQNLAASGISFVASHDSYLINMGSPDAAMREKSLDAFVDEIERAALLGIGCLVFHPGSHMKAGEGEGLIHVADCMNEAIRRTPKQAGVTLTIETTAGQGTNLGYKFEHLAFLIEKVKDKKRVGVCFDTCHVFAAGYELRTEEGYKATWKEFDRVVGLEHLKMFHINDSKKDFGSRVDRHEHLGKGFLGEKPFELLVNDKRFVNIPMVLETPKGKDLSEDVENLAVLARLIH
- a CDS encoding MBL fold metallo-hydrolase — encoded protein: MSKALDINKAVEIAPGVYWVGFDDPSAGFRCNPYILNDGDETVFFDPGSVPHFPIVLGKVMQVTGLKNISHVVAHHQDPDLCSAIPRFEELAAGVGGKFDICTHTRASVLISHYGTRSDFYRVDANDWKLTLKSGRTLRFIFTPFLHFPGAFMTYDERSKILFSSDIFGGLSFDWSLYANEYYAEAMKAFHENYMPSNRIIRHAMDKLDNLDISMIAPQHGSIIKKEDVRRYIGILKNLECGEDLF